From the genome of Deltaproteobacteria bacterium CG11_big_fil_rev_8_21_14_0_20_49_13:
CGGTTTTGTGGATCACTGGGAGGTCGGAGTTTCCGAGGTGGGCATAAATACATTTGTACATTAGCGAGGTCTTTTTATGGACAAACACAACTGGTATTTTCGATTCTTGGCAGACGTCGACTGGCTAGAGAGTCATCATCAGGATATCGACCACTCAATGTGGAATCTTCTGCTCGAACTCACGCAGGACACTGGCGTGATCTTCGGAATGGAGGTCACAGAGCGCGGTGCCGGTCCCAATTTTTCGGTAGATACCAACTCCGGCGTTGCGTATGATACCTATGGCCGGCGCATAATCAATAATCAGACATACAACATCCCCTTTATCGAAGATGCAAATGGCGATCCGATTCAGGTAGCGAATCCCGGGGACGAAAAGATTGTCTCCGTTTATGTCTACTATCACATAATGGACAAAGAACCGGCAATCGATGGCTTTGGAGATACTGTCTATCAATTCACCGAAGAGGATGTGGAGTTCAAACTCTATCAGGGGGCAGAAGATACCATCGGCAACGCCAATCCCCCGCCCAACCCCGGTGACGGTGGAATTTTACTTGCCCATGTAACGATCTCCTTTGGAGACGGCACAATCGAAGATGCCGATATCGACACGACCGTTAAGGAAGAACTCAAACTTCACGGAGACGCAACGGTCATTCACAACTTTGGTGACGAGGATATCGAAGGCGACAAGAGTTTTATCAACGGTTATGATCTTATATTCTATTCCGACGACGGGCTGACAGAGACTGCACGCGTCGATGGCGAGACAGGCAACATCACAACGATAGGGACAGTTGATGGTGTGGATGTAAGCGATCACGTCGACGATGCGACAATTCACTTCACGGAAGGATCTATTGAGCACGGAAATATTTTAGGACTCGATGATGACGATCACCCTCAGTACACTCACAAAGACCAGAATGAAACGATTAGCCAGATCTGGACATTTAATGAAAACATCGATCTGGCCGGTGGCAAACTCGTTGATGGAGTTGACGTTGGTTCTCACATACACACAGGAGGTATCAACGGCCCGATAATCCAACACCACAATCTTGCGGGATTAGGAGATGATGACCATCCGCAGTATGCACAGAACAATTCAAACGAAACTATTGGCGGGGCATGGACTTTTAACCAAGCGGTTGTCGGTCAAAATCCCGTTGCAGGCAATCATCTGGCTACGAAAAGCTATGTCGATGGTGTGTTCAATAACGATCACGGCTCTCTTGGCGGTTTAGGAGATAACGATCATCCACAATATTTACTCAGAAGCGGTGGCACCCTGACCGGCAACGTGTCTTGTAATGCCGGCGTCACTGTCGATGGCGTGAATATTAACATCCATACCCATTCTCTATCTTTAGGCAGAACTTTCATTGTAACGGGTAAACAAACTCAAAACATAGAGACGGATGATATGTTCACAATTGGGGGATTTACAAGTTCCGATATGCCTGTCTGGGGAATTTGCCAAATCGATATGACTCAAGGAGGCGGTGGTTTTGATGCTGACAACAAAGCATGGATTGGTGGGCCCGGTGAACAGGTCTTCGACGGGCATACCGCCGCGACCGTACCGACTTACAGCGGGGGAAATTGGCAGTTCAGAATTCGACAACGAGCCGGAAATGAAAACGTCGTCTGTGCTTACAATCGCAGCGTGATTGAATGCACCGACAGTACGGGAGGGCCGAGCTAATGGCTAAGTGCACATATTTTTTTGACAAGGTAACAAACAAAATTATCGCTTCTCATTCTCATGCCGAAAGAGCCGAGGACGGCTCAATCGTTCCAGCCGATTCAGACCTTTCAGATGTATGGGAGGATATTCGAACGGGAACTATGTGGAGCCACATCCTTGAGAAGGTGACGGATCAAGATCCGGACAATATGGGATTCATCGTCGCTGAAGAGATGCCTCACGGTTACAATGAATATCTGCCTTCAAAGCTAAGTTCGACTGAAAAATTAAAACGACGATCTTACTTCCAGCTTGCAATCGCGGATGGTCAGGACGTTGTTAAAAAATCCAAAGAACATGACACACATCGCTTTTACGATGTTGATACAACTGGCAATGTTACGCTTCGCATGGAGGTACGTGTAAAAACCACACAAGACACCATTGAGAAGCACGACATTGATAACCCTGTTAAGGGGGTCAATGGGGATTTTATTGTTGAGTGTACGGCAGGTCGCATTATCCCACGCAATGGAAAAATAAAGATGGTGAATAGTGCCGCCTCGTTCGAATGGTATTTACCAGATTCAACATCGAATCAAGTAGCTAAATGCTTCGTGAAGGATCCTAATGGTGAAATATTAATATCAAAAAGTTTGCGAGTGAACTGCTGCTAGGAGGTTTAGCCAATGATGAATACTGTCACAGAGCTAGGCGTCGGCGGAATATTCGCCGTATTGGTAATCAGAGAGGTTCTTAATTTTCTGCGCATTCGGAAGAATGGTGGTTATCCGGATCGTAAGTTTTCAGAAATGTACAATTGGGTCGAGGATCTTTGGAACTGGCACAACGTCACAGACAACGACGGCGTTAAAATATGGTACGTCCGACGTTCTCTTGAAGACGCGATCAGGAAACTGAGCGACAACATCGATGTCCAAACAAAGGCATTTCAGGAGATGGTCAATGAGATGAAGGCCACGCGCAGGGATTTAAGCCTTGTCGAGCAGGATATACGCGAACTCAAAGGCTAGGAGGTGCACGTGAAGAAGATCAGAAAAGTCATCATCCACTCGAGCGATTCTCCGTGGGGAACTGCACTTATAATTGACGACTGGCATCGCAAGCGCGGATGGAAATGTATCGGCTATGGCGCTGTCATTACAAACGGGATACCGACCCATGAAATGTATGTAGAAAAGAAGAGATGGCATTGGGCGGACGGGCAGATCGAATGGGGACGGCCTTTTGACGATGATACATTTATAGAGGACAGCGAGATCGGAGCACATGCCTACGGTTGGAACAAAGACTCGGTCGGAATCTGCCTGATCGGAAAAGACGGCATCTTTACAACGAAGCAGATACTCACGCTCGAAACCCTGTGCCAGCAACTCAAAAAAGCATGGCCGCATCTCTCAAAGCAGGATTTCATCGGTCACCATGAAATCGATTCAAACAAGACCTGTCCCGACATCAATATGAAGGACTTGAGGGAGTTTATATTCGGCATTCTGCCATATGAAAAAATCCGTTTCGGCCCTCATCACATAAGAGACTAAGGAGGAGTCGTATGACACAGACAGACCTTGAACAATGCGTTTCCTATTTTACACAGGGCGGACCCGTTGAATGGATCGCCGGCGGAGTGACGGTCATCTTTCTTCTGATCACCGCCTTCACAAAGGTGAACCTCCCCGGCATCATCAAATCGATCGCCGGAAGGATTATCGACTGGAAGGCAAAAAGATAGGCTAAACCCTTACGGTCTAGGCAGTAGCATGTTGATGATGAGATGCACGATCATTACGCCATAAATATCTTTTCTCCATGCGAAATAACCGCTTACGATAAGCCCAACCGGAAAGATGGCGTAGGTAATAGGAATCTGGAAAACATGGTAGGCAATAAACAGAAGTCCGTTCACAATCCATGTCCACTTGCCAAAAAACATTGTCTTTCTGAATAAGTATCCTCTGAAAAAAACCTCTTCACAAAATACATTCACGCCCAACATAACAATCATTAAAGCCGTCATTTGAATGGCAGTGTAT
Proteins encoded in this window:
- a CDS encoding N-acetylmuramoyl-L-alanine amidase yields the protein MKKIRKVIIHSSDSPWGTALIIDDWHRKRGWKCIGYGAVITNGIPTHEMYVEKKRWHWADGQIEWGRPFDDDTFIEDSEIGAHAYGWNKDSVGICLIGKDGIFTTKQILTLETLCQQLKKAWPHLSKQDFIGHHEIDSNKTCPDINMKDLREFIFGILPYEKIRFGPHHIRD